Below is a window of Bacillota bacterium DNA.
AAGTTATTGTAAAGAAGATGAGTATTGATTTTGATGAGATGATTTATGTAGGAGATAATCCTACCAAAGACTTTTACATTGGATCAATATATCCTATCAGAACTGTTAGGATACTTCGAGAAGGGTATTATCTAGATAAAGAATATTTTAAAGGAATAAAAGAAAACTACAGAATCACTACACTATCAGAATTATTAAATATTATTAAGGCTATTAATCGAATGGAAGGTGAGTAAATTGAGTAAGAATACATTCTTTAAACCTACACCACTTTATAAAGAATTCATGATTCTTGATCTTATAGGAAAAAACAAAAATATCAC
It encodes the following:
- a CDS encoding HAD-IA family hydrolase, which gives rise to IFEHLKTNNVKLGIITDGYKETQKQKIDSLCLKDIIDEIVITDELGKQYWKPHKLPFEVIVKKMSIDFDEMIYVGDNPTKDFYIGSIYPIRTVRILREGYYLDKEYFKGIKENYRITTLSELLNIIKAINRMEGE